A single region of the Pseudalkalibacillus berkeleyi genome encodes:
- a CDS encoding MDR family MFS transporter, whose protein sequence is MLKELHPNIRIRIYTSFLSRVIGSMIFPFMAIYFTNALNAFWAGTLLMLNVLVQFIAGLYGGYLADILGRKKLMVLGEWMKVIGFIGMILANSPWYTSPWLTFAMMTIISVASGLVNPAAEAMLIDVSTKETRAFMYAVNYWAVNMSIMIGLIVGGWFYKTHFFELLLALFVMSLITLWMTATLITETYIPQGSTTKPYGIKPILQSYKTVITDIPFVLFILGGIAVLAIEFQRNNFIAVRLEDEIIPKSFTFFGAFDLSIDGIKLLSLLTVENTIIIVLFTGVVAKWIRNKPEQPIMYAGFILFGLGYAILAFSNNFLILSLAVVVLSVGELMYVPTRQSILADIVDDSRRGAYMAFNGFVFQIGKMFGALGIIVGEAIGGIGMGILYVVFALLGVGFARLAIQMRETKGTIVAKESTM, encoded by the coding sequence ATGCTGAAAGAATTACACCCAAATATTAGAATACGGATTTATACATCCTTCTTAAGTCGAGTGATCGGCTCGATGATTTTCCCATTCATGGCGATCTATTTTACGAATGCGTTAAATGCCTTCTGGGCTGGAACTTTACTGATGCTTAACGTGCTCGTCCAGTTTATTGCTGGTCTTTATGGGGGATACCTTGCTGATATTTTAGGTCGGAAAAAGCTGATGGTGCTTGGTGAATGGATGAAAGTGATCGGGTTCATCGGAATGATCCTCGCTAACTCACCCTGGTACACATCTCCTTGGCTGACATTTGCTATGATGACAATCATCAGTGTCGCATCTGGACTCGTCAATCCTGCTGCCGAAGCGATGTTGATTGACGTCAGCACGAAAGAAACACGCGCCTTCATGTACGCTGTCAATTATTGGGCTGTGAACATGTCGATCATGATTGGATTGATTGTCGGAGGTTGGTTTTACAAAACCCATTTCTTTGAACTGTTGCTCGCGTTGTTCGTCATGTCACTCATTACCTTATGGATGACAGCGACATTGATTACAGAAACATACATACCACAAGGATCAACAACAAAGCCATATGGAATCAAACCAATTTTACAAAGTTATAAAACGGTTATAACAGACATCCCCTTTGTCCTGTTTATTCTTGGTGGGATTGCAGTGTTAGCGATTGAATTCCAACGAAACAACTTCATTGCGGTCCGCTTGGAAGACGAGATCATCCCAAAGTCATTCACTTTCTTTGGCGCGTTCGATCTATCCATTGATGGCATTAAATTACTCAGCTTGTTGACGGTTGAAAACACAATTATCATCGTCTTGTTCACTGGAGTGGTTGCCAAATGGATCCGCAATAAACCCGAACAGCCGATTATGTATGCTGGATTCATCTTATTCGGATTAGGGTATGCCATTCTTGCGTTTTCAAATAACTTCTTAATACTATCTCTTGCTGTCGTTGTTTTATCAGTCGGCGAGTTGATGTACGTTCCGACGAGGCAGTCGATCTTGGCAGATATTGTAGATGACTCCAGGCGCGGAGCTTACATGGCATTTAACGGATTTGTTTTTCAGATTGGAAAAATGTTCGGTGCACTCGGAATTATCGTCGGAGAAGCAATCGGTGGAATCGGTATGGGAATCTTGTATGTTGTATTCGCTCTGCTAGGCGTTGGGTTTGCTCGCCTTGCAATCCAAATGCGCGAAACGAAAGGAACAATCGTAGCAAAAGAAAGCACTATGTGA